The Bernardetia litoralis DSM 6794 genome includes a window with the following:
- a CDS encoding oxygen-insensitive NAD(P)H-dependent nitroreductase NfsB, with product MNLKETLNWRYTTKEFDPTKKISDSDMAQVKELLRMSPSSVNLQPWHFIIAETKEGKERIAKGTQGFFSFNEPKVVNASAVILFCSRISADENYIQHLSATEEKDGRYPNEEIKKGVYGAINTFADIHKYDLKDLQHWMEKQVYLNIGGFLLGVASLKIDATPMEGIDVKALDEEFGLREKGFTAITAVSIGYRAESDFNSTEKTPKSRLPKSEIFTEI from the coding sequence ATGAACTTAAAAGAGACACTAAACTGGAGATACACAACCAAAGAATTTGACCCAACAAAAAAAATATCTGATTCGGATATGGCACAAGTTAAAGAGCTGCTAAGAATGAGTCCATCAAGTGTAAATCTACAACCTTGGCATTTTATAATTGCAGAAACCAAAGAAGGAAAAGAAAGAATTGCAAAAGGAACTCAAGGCTTTTTTAGCTTTAATGAACCAAAAGTAGTAAATGCTTCTGCTGTTATATTATTTTGTTCTAGAATTTCGGCAGACGAAAATTATATCCAACACCTTTCAGCAACAGAAGAAAAAGATGGAAGATACCCTAATGAAGAAATCAAAAAAGGGGTATATGGAGCAATAAATACTTTTGCTGATATTCACAAATACGATTTAAAAGACCTTCAACATTGGATGGAAAAACAAGTGTATTTGAATATTGGTGGATTTTTGTTGGGAGTAGCGAGTCTCAAAATAGATGCTACACCAATGGAAGGAATAGATGTAAAGGCCTTAGATGAAGAATTTGGATTAAGAGAAAAAGGTTTTACTGCCATAACAGCTGTTTCGATTGGTTATAGAGCAGAATCTGATTTTAATTCTACCGAAAAAACACCAAAATCAAGATTACCTAAAAGCGAAATATTTACAGAAATATAA
- a CDS encoding winged helix-turn-helix transcriptional regulator: protein MHKFNGKEYPCCTSLTMGIIGGKWKTVILYHLLDKKLRYNELRKEMPTVTERTLSLQLKMLEADGIIKREVYTSKPPLKVEYSLTDFGKTLIPLIQSIANWGDFVVEKYSKSKID from the coding sequence ATGCATAAATTTAATGGAAAAGAATACCCTTGTTGTACAAGCCTGACAATGGGAATTATAGGTGGTAAATGGAAAACTGTAATCCTGTATCATTTACTTGATAAAAAGTTGCGTTATAATGAACTGAGAAAGGAAATGCCAACTGTAACTGAACGTACTTTGAGCTTGCAGTTGAAGATGTTAGAAGCAGATGGAATCATAAAAAGAGAAGTTTATACATCAAAACCTCCTCTGAAGGTTGAGTATTCATTGACTGATTTTGGCAAAACATTAATTCCATTAATTCAATCTATTGCAAATTGGGGAGATTTTGTAGTTGAAAAATATTCAAAATCAAAAATAGATTAA